One genomic region from Pararge aegeria chromosome 14, ilParAegt1.1, whole genome shotgun sequence encodes:
- the LOC120629175 gene encoding uncharacterized protein LOC120629175 isoform X2: METEELTKLVDGIYKNILDKFNPGARQMIMAGKAYLKALHGAAAASRLYVDAVGKLGRQAQQGTWGGCADIGTALMKVVEVYREIQDQQMNILKAFYVDLLVPLETNLEKDTKVVQSEQKRFLQQHKLRSESYSKAAATIKKQRKKKTNVTKVGSAMDKEMKSMQILEEEKTKLDAFCEQSLKNAMTQERRRYGFVLERQCSLAKHWLAYHSAGASAYNVGLEEWLEVSRTREFLPSNVEAMFVSRMRQVSFWADEDVYASPRNGDDDDRASVGSALRKTRSVDASCLDVRSIADLGSPTHGLSRAKSDLNLQASLHSAEQDTDMRTKTRPSSIAPPTSTSRDPPLARALYAYAAAGDNQLSFQQGDILALLGDRTKGWQYGENLRTHSAGWFPLAYTEQIITEDTGGNSPARWSIAQTPSETPPPAPMAHTQVSSSAAHSHPPARMFGDTVTAHHMAKGRLANSSPGLPPTLPAPSPSALSTSASANFHPTPIAAASGAIKNSTSAASFTTHAVIETRTFGPQTLPMRSQVAQKTGPAKTVVSAVGAVGNVSLHSSNDSGFSNEPPPQPDIDYSDEEAQRLRVPISKSAQQNLERKAYLLKTQSLKRGPRPNNTNNGYLTDDQQLLLRNMLDMDKDSQKIKRTKSFWKFGRTTSEEIMEGMSLWQHRDIVDTVPEYKKKLFVKLKKELRPAPDVPESKKQNGQDKSPTAENVPVRPQETIDRKDIKVNNGMRQARSLGSIQHEERAEKEKKGQMNYHHNQMINKKSFSEKSIAEEKQDEFIPRNESRHSDLTNSSTIKTNFENSFYNDENGDGFVMKTVKRREILQRYDNESNSDNNSVASSTDPYDCIIVDDHMTPKNQQELDRRRQAQHIDNEVKNNKENAYMPEFEEIEVTPIKPHVRATMSTEKLKKSSHERSPPKVMEFKTFKDTSKEIKAFSASSETLKYQDGDQPTDRYGIPIERNNNDIRNEDAYNENDEGTLKYKKRQSEEKLRKHNFENGNSKEYPQAELRNQKKEKRSYESNEPRIDYSLDRRHSRKDFTDTKNRENKSRNKINRSYDDSTLPHSGRREERYYESNISYFSDQERRSSRYDYETDSKKAEKSKIKQEEARLEARRFMDQRNEAPYSESDDQKFNEALKQQRPQLLPRTKLLKRNVDGTELPEEGHTFGPWYDLWGRETAMYK, translated from the exons GTGCGGCAGCCGCTTCTCGCTTGTACGTCGATGCAGTGGGGAAACTCGGACGGCAGGCTCAGCAGGGGACTTGGGGAGGATGCGCCGACattg GTACTGCTCTTATGAAGGTTGTGGAGGTGTATCGGGAAATTCAAGATCAACAGATGAACATC CTGAAGGCGTTCTACGTGGATTTACTCGTCCCCCTAGAGACCAATCTTGAGAAAGATACGAAAGTTGTACAG TCTGAACAAAAAAGGTTTTTGCAACAACATAAACTGCGTTCTGAAAGCTACAGCAAGGCCGCAGCTACCATCAAGAAGCAAAGAAAAAAGAAGACCAATGTCACAAAAGTCGGTTCAGCCATGGATAAAGAGATGAAG aGCATGCAGATATTGGAAGAGGAGAAAACTAAATTGGACGCTTTCTGCGAGCAAAGCTTGaagaat GCAATGACACAAGAGCGAAGGCGATACGGGTTTGTACTGGAACGCCAGTGTTCCCTAGCGAAACACTGGCTAGCGTATCATTCAGCTGGTGCATCGGCATACAATGTCGGTTTGGAAGAATGGCTCGAAGTATCAAGGACCCGGGAGTTCTTGCCGTCCAATGTTGAGGCCATGTTTGTCAGTAGAATGAGG CAAGTATCATTCTGGGCCGATGAGGACGTATATGCCAGTCCTCGCaatggtgatgacgatgatcgTGCTTCAGTTGGATCGGCGTTGCGTAAAACAAGATCAGTCGACGCCTCCTGCCTTGATGTCAGGTCTATTGCAGACCTCGGATCACCAACACATGGTTTGTCTAGAGCCAAATCAGACCTGAATTTACAAGCTAGTCTCCATAGTGCAGAACAAg ATACAGATATGCGTACAAAGACTCGACCTTCATCAATCGCTCCACCAACATCTACATCGCGTGATCCACCATTGGCCCGTGCATTGTATGCGTATGCAGCGGCCGGCGACAACCAACTCAGTTTCCAACAAGGCGACATACTCGCCCTATTGGGTGATAGAACGAAAGGCTGGCAGTATGGAGAGAACTTGCGGACACACAGCGCTGGATGGTTCCCATTGGCTTACACTGAACAAATTATTACTGAGGATACAGG TGGAAACTCACCAGCTCGTTGGAGTATCGCGCAAACTCCAAGCGAGACACCACCACCAGCACCAATGGCCCACACACAAGTATCGTCATCAGCTGCACATTCCCACCCACCTGCACGCATGTTTGGGGACACTGTTACAGCTCATCACATGGCCAAG GGTCGTCTTGCAAACAGTTCACCTGGGTTACCTCCAACTTTGCCAGCACCGTCTCCAAGTGCTCTGAGCACTTCAGCGAGCGCTAACTTCCATCCTACGCCAATCGCTGCAGCTTCAGGCGCTATCAAGAATTCTACATCAGCTGCCAGTTTTACTACACATGCTGTCATAGAAACTAGAACTTTTGGTCCTCAAACTCTGCCTATGAGATCACAG gtcGCTCAAAAAACAGGTCCTGCAAAGACAGTGGTCTCAGCCGTGGGTGCTGTAGGCAACGTCTCGTTACACAGTTCAAATGACTCAGGATTTTCGAACGAACCTCCTCCACAACCTGATATCGACTATAGTGATGAAGAGGCACAACGACTCCGTGTCCCAATCAG taaatctGCTCAACAAAACTTGGAACGCAAAGCCTATCTGTTAAAAACACAAAGCTTGAAACGTGGTCCAAGGCCAAATAACACAAATAATGGATACCTGACAGATGATCAACAATTGCTTCTGCGCAATATGTTAGATATGGATAAAGAttctcaaaaaataaaaagaaccaAATCATTTTGGAAGTTTGGCCGTACAACATCCGAAGAAATTATGGAAGGTATGTCTCTTTGGCAACATAGGGACATTGTGGATACTGTACCagaatataagaaaaaattatttgtGAAATTGAAGAAAGAATTACGACCAGCTCCAGATGTACCAGAGTCAAAAAAGCAAAACGGACAGGATAAATCCCCGACAGCAGAAAACGTCCCGGTGCGACCACAAGAAACAATAGATAGAAAAGACATTAAAGTTAATAACGGAATGCGACAGGCTAGAAGTTTAGGCTCTATTCAGCATGAAGAACGGGCTGAAAAGGAGAAGAAAGGGCAAATGAATTACCATCATAatcaaatgataaataaaaaaagcttttctgAGAAATCTATTGCAGAAGAAAAGCAGGATGAATTTATACCACGTAATGAATCTCGACATTCTGACTTAACTAACAGCAGtactattaaaacaaactttgaaaaCAGTTTCTACAATGATGAAAATGGTGATGGATTTGTGATGAAAACTGTAAAGCGACGAGAAATCTTGCAACGATATGATAACGAAAGTAATTCTGATAACAATTCTGTAGCTTCCAGTACAGATCCTTATGATTGTATTATTGTCGATGACCATATGACTCCAAAAAATCAACAAGAGCTTGATCGACGTCGCCAAGCACAACATATAGATAACGAAGtgaaaaacaataaagaaaatgcATATATGCCTGAATTTGAAGAAATTGAAGTGACACCCATAAAACCGCACGTAAGAGCAACTATGTCAacagaaaagttaaaaaaatcttcaCATGAACGATCCCCACCTAAAGTTAtggaatttaaaacttttaaggatacatcaaaagaaataaaagcCTTTTCCGCATCTTCTGAAACACTTAAATATCAAGACGGTGACCAGCCAACTGATAGATATGGTATTCCCATTGAGCGAAACAATAACGATATAAGGAATGAGGATGCATACAATGAAAACGATGAGGGTACTTTAAAATACAAGAAAAGGCAAAGTGAAGAAAAACTACGAAAACATAATTTCGAAAATGGAAATAGTAAAGAATATCCACAAGCTGAACTGAGAAATCAAAAAAAAGAGAAACGATCTTACGAATCAAATGAACCAAGAATAGATTATTCGTTGGATAGACGACATAGCAGAAAAGATTTCACAGATACCAAGAACCGTGAAAACAAATCAAGAAATAAGATTAACCGGAGTTATGATGATAGCACCCTACCGCATAGTGGCAGACGAGAAGAAAGGTACTACGAGTCAAACATATCGTACTTTAGTGATCAAGAGAGGCGCTCATCACGATATGATTATGAAACAGATTCTAAGAAAGCAGAGAAATCAAAGATTAAACAAGAAGAAGCTCGACTAGAGGCAAGGCGTTTTATGGACCAGCGAAACGAAGCGCCTTACAGTGAATCTGATGATCAGAAATTCAATGAAGCATTAAAACAACAAAGACCACAGCTATTGCCTCGtacaaaattattgaaaaggAATGTAGATGGAACTGAACTACCCGAAGAAGGTCACACATTTGGGCCTTGGTACGATTTGTGGGGTCGGGAAACTGCCATGTACAAGTAG